One part of the Andrena cerasifolii isolate SP2316 chromosome 4, iyAndCera1_principal, whole genome shotgun sequence genome encodes these proteins:
- the LOC143367833 gene encoding uncharacterized protein LOC143367833 codes for MVKAMLEGNKELTPKSVLHSPKDGFIQKKKNQKFKQTPTGKVTLINGSKTANNSSPKQENVERQQSTTPPKSHGKNKEHKTKGPSKAEKKQQRSSKNEPKEKDIKSEEDESESDEDINEGIVLEEQNFVQESNDSEDEDESDDDESEEGKNVPNILGHSLADDSDEDDDDYEEEEDEKEQIQEKKGVQKFKGLKPNAKNSSSTEDSANVEDSTSDDDDEEEDIDNDSDEDIESEDDDEEESDDDEDSEDEEGGDRSILGLKALLGSSIADDDDDEDFIEPGEEDDDEVSDEEEDEEEEEEEEMNNSSLNSTRQSKTDQEDAPLEELKMDRKTVFVGNLPKEVTKKQLKKEFKKFGHIETIRLRGIVAKSMKVSKKVAAITKELHSRLKSVYAYIRFDSEAFATAALSMNGIEFQGNCLRVDTACKSNGKPNLKKSVFLGNLNFNIDDSTVRKHFNGCGEIESIRIIRDNKTGVGKGFGYVNFKTEDAAALALELDSTMIANREVRVKPCTKQDKKKKGKHGKRSLSTEDRRNDSPKKLKNNAEVAVGVRNRDNAVQRITGKKQKFEKQSSPQQAGAFQGQKTDGHKKKGKNKLEKKKKIMAEKLAAKPKKPIN; via the exons ATGGTTAAAGCGATGctggaaggaaacaaagaactAACGCCGAAAAGCGTTTTGCATTCGCCGAAAGACGGATTTATacaaaagaagaagaatcagaagttTAAGCAAACCCCGACGGGGAAAGTTACGCTGATTAATGGATCGAAGACGGCGAATAATAGCAGCCCGAAGCAGGAAAATGTGGAGAGACAGCAAAGCACCACACCTCCGAAGTCTCACGGAAAGAACAAAGAACATAAGACAAAAGGTCCCTCAAAGGCTGAGAAAAAGCAACAGCGGTCTTCTAAGAACGAACCAAAGGAAAAGGACATAAAATCTGAAGAGGATGAATCTGAATCAGACGAGGATATTAACGAAGGGATTGTATTGGAAGAGCAAAACTTTGTGCAGGAGAGCAATGATAGCGAAGATGAAGATGAGTCTGATGACGACGAGAGCGAAGAAGGGAAGAATGTACCAAACATCCTGGGACACAGTTTGGCGGATGACTCGGATGAAGATGACGACGAttacgaggaggaagaagatgaGAAGGAACAGATTCAGGAAAAGAAAGGGGTACAGAAGTTCAAGGGCTTGAAACCAAATGCTAAAAACTCTAGCTCCACTGAAGATAGTGCAAATGTTGAAGATTCTACAAGCGACGATGACGATGAAGAGGAAGATATCGATAATGATAGCGACGAAGACATCGAATCGGAAGATGACGATGAGGAGGAATCAGATGATGATGAGGATTCAGAAGACGAAGAAGGAGGAGATCGATCCATTTTGGGTCTAAAGGCACTTCTCGGCAGCAGTATCGctgatgacgatgacgacgaagaCTTCATTGAGCCAGGGGAAGAAGATGACGACGAGGTCAGTGATGAAGAGGAggatgaagaagaggaagaggaagaagaaatgAATAATAGTTCATTGAACAGTACTCGGCAAAGCAAAACGGATCAGGAAGATGCTCCTTTAGAAGAATTGAAAATGGATAGGAAAACTGTTTTTGTTGGTAATCTTCCAAAAGAAGTAACAAAGAAACAGTTGAAAAAGGAGTTCAAGAAATTTGGGCACATAGAAACTATACGTTTGAGGGGAATAGTAGCAAAGTCCATGAAGGTGTCTAAAAAAGTTGCCGCGATTACCAAGGAACTGCATTCTAGATTGAAGTCAGTGTACGCGTACATTAGGTTCGATTCCGAAGCATTTGCTACCGCAGCTTTGAGCATGAATGGAATAGAATTTCAAGGGAATTGTCTAAGAGTGGATACAGCCTGCAAGTCAAATGGAAAGCCGAATTTAAAGAAGAGCGTATTCTtaggaaatttaaatttta ATATCGATGACAGTACCGTTAGAAAGCATTTCAATGGCTGTGGGGAGATAGAATCTATACGTATAATCAGAGATAACAAGACTGGCGTAGGCAAAGGGTTTGGGTATGTAAATTTCAAAACTGAAGATGCTGCTGCCTTAGCATTGGAACTGGACAGCACGATGATTGCAAATCGAGAAGTCAGAGTAAAACCATGTACCAAAcaagataaaaagaaaaagggtaaACATGGAAAACGATCGCTTTCTACGGAAGATAGGCGCAATGATTCGCCTAAAAAGCTGAAGAATAATGCAGAAGTTGCTGTGGGG GTCCGTAATAGAGACAATGCCGTGCAGAGAATAACTGGGAAGAAACAAAAGTTTGAGAAACAGAGTAGTCCGCAACAAGCAGGTGCATTTCAAGGCCAGAAAACTGATGGACacaagaagaagggaaagaacaagctagagaagaaaaagaagattatGGCAGAGAAACTTGCAGCCAAACCTAAGAAACCAATAAACTAA
- the LOC143367845 gene encoding iron-sulfur cluster assembly factor IBA57, mitochondrial, with amino-acid sequence MIVHFKRLILPFCKLDKLGKFRKQFVRYDSSQPSKILEHLKNKSLLRIRGKEASNFLQGLITNDMKHLEEGAANLYALFLNIKGRVMYDVIVYKSQEDDVYYIECDLQAADPLQKHLRMYRVRRKIDIDNVGDNINIWALFDSASDLNSEQGDSGKQKLEGLIFPCGTLNNKASKVVDNIMIYEDPRLSDLGMRILAESNIERNKIKTYLSSDISISDNTLSYRAFRYKLGIAEGTDDLPPGKPLPLEVNCDYLHGVSFHKGCYIGQELTARTNHTGVVRKRLMPLLFDKVPNKSFSYDDKIVDESGNAIGKFRGNEKEYGLGLMRIAESLSAKSLIISGTKIKLLKPKWWPKDSQKRSAFANRK; translated from the coding sequence ATGATTGTCCACTTTAAAAGACTCATTTTACCATTCTGCAAGTTGGATAAACTTGGGAAGTTTCGAAAACAGTTTGTTAGATACGATTCTTCGCAGCCCTCGAAAATATTAGAGCatttaaagaataagagtttatTGCGTATTAGAGGGAAGgaagcttcaaattttttacaagGATTGATTACGAATGATATGAAGCACCTCGAAGAGGGAGCAGCTAATTTGTATGCGTTGTTCTTAAATATTAAGGGTAGAGTAATGTACGACGTTATTGTCTATAAAAGTCAGGAAGACGATGTATATTATATTGAATGTGATTTACAAGCTGCAGACCCGTTACAGAAACATTTGCGAATGTATCGTGTCAGGAGAAAAATAGATATAGACAACGTAGgggataatataaatatttgggCCTTATTTGATTCTGCTTCAGATTTAAATAGCGAACAGGGGGATAGCGGTAAGCAAAAGCTTGAAGGATTAATATTTCCATGCGGCACTCTCAATAATAAAGCAAGCAAAGTGGTCGACAATATTATGATCTACGAAGATCCTAGACTTTCTGACTTAGGCATGAGAATCTTAGCGgaatcaaatattgaaagaaacaAAATAAAGACATATTTAAGTTCCGATATATCGATTTCTGACAATACACTGAGCTATAGAGCGTTTCGTTATAAGCTCGGAATAGCCGAAGGTACCGACGATTTACCACCAGGAAAACCTTTACCCCTTGAAGTGAATTGCGATTATTTACACGGAGTTAGTTTTCATAAAGGTTGCTACATCGGACAGGAACTTACAGCGCGCACTAATCACACTGGTGTTGTGAGAAAACGTTTAATGCCTTTATTATTCGACAAAGTTCCTAATAAGTCCTTTTCTTACGATGACAAAATTGTAGACGAGTCTGGCAATGCAATAGGTAAATTCAGGGGGAACGAAAAGGAATATGGACTAGGTTTAATGCGAATTGCTGAATCTCTTAGTGCTAAATCTCTAATTATATCAGGTACGAAGATAAAATTGTTAAAGCCGAAGTGGTGGCCGAAAGACTCGCAAAAACGAAGTGCTTTCGctaatagaaaataa